Proteins encoded together in one Micromonospora kangleipakensis window:
- a CDS encoding disulfide bond formation protein DsbA: MTNADMWFDPRCPWAWNASRWLLEVERVRDVRVRFHVLSLTVLNEGRDGLEEWYREWLKPGMGPVRVAVAAEQKFGNEVLRELYTALGTRIHHDRAPIGRELYVAALAEVGLPVELADAADSTEHDEALLASHHAGLTPVGEDLGTPAIHVTDDAGRRSAFFGPVVAPIPRGEDAGRLWDGVLLVAGTDGFFELKRARTRRPIEH, encoded by the coding sequence ATGACGAACGCCGACATGTGGTTCGACCCGCGCTGCCCGTGGGCCTGGAACGCCTCCCGCTGGCTGCTGGAGGTGGAGCGCGTCCGGGACGTCCGGGTCCGCTTCCACGTGCTCAGCCTGACCGTGCTCAACGAGGGGCGCGACGGGCTGGAGGAGTGGTACCGGGAGTGGCTGAAGCCCGGCATGGGCCCGGTCCGGGTGGCGGTCGCCGCCGAGCAGAAGTTCGGCAACGAGGTGCTGCGCGAGCTCTACACCGCGCTGGGCACCCGGATCCACCACGACCGCGCCCCGATCGGCCGCGAACTCTACGTCGCGGCGTTGGCCGAGGTCGGCCTCCCGGTCGAGCTGGCCGACGCGGCCGACTCCACCGAGCACGACGAGGCGCTGCTGGCCAGCCACCACGCCGGCCTGACGCCGGTCGGCGAGGACCTGGGCACCCCCGCCATTCACGTCACCGATGACGCCGGTCGGCGCAGCGCCTTCTTCGGGCCGGTCGTCGCGCCGATCCCACGCGGCGAGGACGCCGGGCGGCTCTGGGACGGCGTGCTGCTGGTCGCCGGCACCGACGGCTTCTTCGAGCTGAAGCGGGCGCGTACCCGCCGGCCGATCGAGCACTGA